A genomic region of Cannabis sativa cultivar Pink pepper isolate KNU-18-1 chromosome 1, ASM2916894v1, whole genome shotgun sequence contains the following coding sequences:
- the LOC133031146 gene encoding ubiquitin-conjugating enzyme E2 13-like, translating to MSSSLIVDRTASRWPRSGNCIAENSVESIVLSIISMLSSPNDESPANVEAAKEWRERRGEFRKKVSRCVRKSQEMC from the exons atgtcatctTCCCTCATTGTAGATCGAACTGCATCCAGATGGCCAAGGAGTGGAAATTGCATTGCAGAAAATTCA GTTGAGAGTATAGTTTTGAGCATTATATCAATGCTTTCTAGCCCCAACGATGAATCCCCTGCAAATGTTGAAGCTGCG AAAGAATGGAGAGAAAGAAGAGGCGAATTCAGGAAGAAAGTCAGTCGTTGTGTCAGAAAATCACAAGAAATGTGTTAA